CGAAGAAATATTGGCTACGCAGGTGGTGGGAGCGAACCAATTGCTTACTACGAGCGCCGCGCTTAACGCGACCAGCGCCTCCGGCAACACGGTGCTCAAATGGCCGGTGGCGGCGGCCGGTTTTTCAGTACAGGCGCGGCCCGCAGTCGGCAGTGGCAACTGGACAACGCTCACCAATGCCCCGACCTTGGTAGGCGGCAACTGGCAAGTAACGGTGCCCGCATCCGGCGCGGCCCAGTTTTATCGCCTCTGGAAATAACCAGACAAGTTGTCTTGCCAGCCCGCCCGCGAGGGAGACAAGCCAGATGAAAACGTCTCGCACCGTTAAGGCAGGCATTGCCTTTACGCTGATTGAATTGCTGGTGGTGATTGCCATTATTGCGATTCTGGCCGCGTTGCTTTTACCGGCGCTGGCCAAGGCCAAGGAACGTGCCAAGCGCGCCAATTGTCAAAGCAACCTGCATCAACTGGGCCTCGCAACCCAGATGTATGCGAGTGACAATCAGGACAATTTGCCTGACCTGCAAAACAATGGTGTTTGGTTTTGGGATATGTCACGGTCTGCCGCCAGCAACCTGCTGGAGAACGTCAAACGCACCGATAGCTTCTATTGTCCCAACGAATTTTATCTTTACCAGGACAACGGTCCACCTGATGCCTGGAATGCTTTTCCAAACTATGTGGTGACGGGTTACATCTGGTTATTCCCCAATGCGCCGGGAATAACTGCCAGCCCAGCCTTGAGCGGCACGAACATGGTGACGAAAATAACGAAAGGACGCGCGGATTTGTCCGTCTCTGACACTGAGATGATCGTGGATGCCACCATCTCAGTCCTTGGTGCCAGTGGTGCCCGCAATTACTCTGGCTTTGCTGGTGCAGGCGGCAGCAAGGTGAAAACCGCGCATCTCGAAGGCAAGCTTCCCACGGGCGGCAATATATGTTTTCTGGATAATCACGTGCAGTGGCGCAAATACGTAGCCATGACGAACAAGATTTCGCCTCGTGGTTTGCCGCAGTTTGAATTCTAACCTCCCCGATAGTAACAATTCTCCGCTTTCATATAATCTCCGAGAACCGCAGTGCTCATGTTGATAATCGTACGGCTTTGCTCCAGGTCATTGTCACGGTTTTGTATTGTTCAGGATCTTGTGAAAGCTCGCCTTTCCCGGATGACAAATTATGCCGAAGGAAGTATTCTCCACCCATAATCTGATGTCTCCTCGATTGTTTCTGCCGATGATCGTGCTCGTGTCGTTTTTCTTTAACGCGGCGGCGGCAGTGCCAACCCGGGCAATCTCGCCACGCGGCTATCTTTCGGCGCACGATCCTTCGACCATGATTCAGTGCAAGGATCGCTATTACATTTTCTCCACCGGGCAAGGCATCTTATCGCGGTCTTCCTCCGACCAGGTTTTCTGGTCTTCCGGTCCGGCAATATTTACCAATCCACCGGCCTGGACAACTGCTGCGGTGCCAGGTTTTGCCGGGATATTTTGGGCCCCGGACATACTATTCTTCAACAATAAATATTATCTGTACTACGCCGTATCGACCTTCGGCAGCCAGGTATCGGCCATTGGATTGGCAACAAACACCACGCTGGATCCGATCGACCCGGCGTATCAATGGATCGATCAGGGGCCGGTAATTCAATCGACGAATGGTTCAGCCTACAACACCATCGACCCCAGCTTTACGTGGGATAATGCAGGCAACCTCTGGATGGCTTTTGGGTCTTATTGGAACGGCATTTACCTGGTCCAATTAAGCACGACCAACGGTATGCGCGTGGCAACCAACTCGCCGACATATCACCTTGCTTACAACGGTTCGATAGAGGCTTCGTGCATTTACCGGCGCGGTGGATATTATTATTTGTTCGTGAACTGGGGTTCGTGCTGCTCCGGCGTGAACAGCACCTATAATATTCGTGTCGGCCGCAGCACCAATATTACGGGCCCCTATCTGGATCGCAATGGAGTGGACATGGTGAACGGGGGAGGCACTTTGTTCATGCAGGGGAACGGGAAATACGACGGACCGGGCCACGTTGGAATTATTTCTGATGGCCCGAACCAGTGGTTCACCTACCACTATTACGATGCAAATGCCTGGGCACCGCAATATGGGGCTTATGGGAATGCCGATTTTGATTTCGTGCGGCTCGCCTGGACCGCCGACGATTGGCCGACGTTCACCAACGACTGGTCGGCAACTTATCGCTTTCAGGCCGACGCTGCAGATGACCAGGGCCAATATTCCGGATTGCTCCAGAACGGAGCGACGATTCAGAAAGATTCAGTTCACGATCACGTTCTTAATTTGAATGGAACGAACCAGTATGTCTGGCTGCCGCCGGGAGTAGGCAACGCCAAGACTTTTGTAGCGGTCGTGAAATGGCGCGGCGGCGGGGCGTGGCAACGCATCTTCGACTTTGGCGTTGATACCAGCAAAACCATCATGCTGACGCCGGCGTCCGGGGATAACGTGCTGCGTTGTGACCTCAATCCTGGAGGGAATCTCCAAACTGTGCAGTGGAATCAGCCATTGCCCAGCAATGTTTGGACGCATGTGGCGTTGACTCTGGACGGGACAAAAGGGGTTTTGTACGTCAACGGCGCGGCCGTGGCGACGAATAACGGAATGAACCTGTTGCCGGTGAACGTCGCTTCGCAAACCAACCATCTAGGACGGAGCAAATTTACCGCCGACCCTTATTTCAACGGCCAGTATGCCAGCTTTCGCGTGTATGGACGCGCGCTTTCAGCACAGGAAATTGCTGCGCCGCTGCCGCTCATTTCGGAACCGCACGCTGGTGATGTGTGGTGGCCGGGTGAGTCCATTAACTTTAATGGAGAGGCTACTGATTTTGCTGACGTGCCACTCAGCAGCAGCAATCTGAGTTGGCAGATCAGTTACGTGCAGGACAGTGTGACAAACCTCGTGTTTGGACCGGCCTCAGGCATCTCCAGCGGAATTTACCTGATCCCGACGAGCGCGACGGGTAATGGGAATTATGTGATTACTTTGACCGCCACCGATAATTTTGGCCGTCAGAGTTCCAAATCCATTACGCTTTCCCCGGCGAACCGGGATGCCGGCTGGTCCTCCTATTTTCCGTTGCGTAATAACGCCGCCGATGCGCTGGGGCATTTTAATGGAACACTGAACGGCGCCGCTTCCTTTGTGAATGACAGTGAGCGTGGCCAGGTGTTGAACCTTTCAGGAGCCAATCAATTTGCAACCCTGGCTGGAGGGGCGGGTGCATTTCAAACTTTCATGGGCTGGATCAAGTGGAATGGAGGAGCAGCGTGGCAAAAGATTTTTGACTGTGGAAATGACACCAGTCGATACACCAGCCTGACGCCATCGGCTGCCAATGGCAAACTGCGGTTCAACATCAGTCTCAACAGCATTCCCGGAGAACAGATAGCAGATGCTTCTGCTGCGTTGCCGGTGGGAGTTTGGACCCATGTTGCAGTGGTGCTGAACGGAACGAGCGTGATGTTATACACCAACGGGGCTTTGGTGGCATCAAACCTGTATGCAAACCTGGTTCCGGCAAATCTAAATGCGACGAACTTTTATTTGGGCAAGAGCCAATGGCCAGATCCTTACTTTAATGGGCGATTGAGTTCGATACGGCTCTTTTCCAGACCGCTCGCATCGTGGGAGATTGCCGCGCCTCAGGTCAGCATTGCACAGCCGGCACAAGGCTCAATGTACCAGCCCGGAGATACCATCTCCTTTTCGGGAACTGCCAATGATTTTTATGATACTTCCATCAGTCCCACCGGACTTGTTTGGACGGTGTCTTTCATCAACGGGAGCACGACCAACACTGTCCTTGGACCACTGTCAGGCTCAAGTGGCGGCAGTTTCAATATCCCAACTTCGGGCGCTGGGGCAACCAACGGGTATTATCGCATTGCGCTTTCGGGCACGGATAGTTCCGGTCTTTTGGCCAGCAATTCGGTTTCGATCTTTCCGTTGCCGAACGCATCCGGGACTGAATGGAATGCCTTTTATCCCTTTGACTCAGGAGCGCGGGATGCGGGCAATCGTTACAACGGCAGCCTTTTCGGCGGAGCCGGTGTAACCACTGATCCGACCGAAGGAAGCGTTTTGAACCTGACGGGTGGAAATCAATACATGAACTTGCCGGCTACAGTTGGCATTGCCCGCACCTTCAGTGCCTGGGTGAAATGGCGCGGCGGAAATGCGTGGCAACGAATCTTTGATTTCGGTCGCGATACCCAGCATTGGTTCTTTCTCACACCGAAAGACTCCAGTGGAATGATTCAATGTGGCATCAGTCCGGAGGCCTCAACGTACGTGCAGGTGATTGAATCGCAAATTCCCTTTCCGCTCAACCAATGGTGTCATGTGACTGTGACCATGGACGGTCGTCAGGGAATTCTATTTCTAAACGGCAATGCCATCGCGGTAAACAACAGCGTGAATGTCTGGCCATCGGATGTGGTTCCAGTCAGGGCTTTCATTGGCCGGAGCGAGTACTCCGGTGATCCTTATCTGAATGCGCAACTCGACTCAGTGTATCTCGATTCCGAGCCGCTTTCCTCCCTGCAGGTGATGCAGAACTTTTTGCAACCCACTTTGCGCATGGCTTCGGGTTCGGGTCAGATCGGCCTTTCATGGCCTGCCTGGGCTGGCAGTATGCAGCTCTATACAGCCCCCAGCCTCTCAGGCGCCTGGACTGTCGTCACTAATACGCCGCTGAACTCCGGGACGAATTTCAGCGTTACACTTTCTCTCGCTGACACAAACAGCTACTTCCGCCTGCAGTGGCCTTGAGCCTGCACGAGACGTCCAGTTGTGGAGCGTAAAGGAGGGCTTTGGCAAGGCGTCCAGCTTCAGAAACATCCCCACTTGAAGTCGTTTCAACTGCGTACGAGTTTTATTTGGAGCGTTATATGAATGCAAACATTTTGGTGGGAACGGCAAGCTGGTCAGATCCCGGTTTCATTGCAGACTGGTATCCCCATTCAGTTTCGGCGGCAGACAGGTTGCGCTGGTATGCAGAACACTTCAACCTGGTGGAAGTTAACTCGACTTTTTATCACATTCCCGCCGCGCGCGTGGTGGAGCGATGGTGTGAGCAGACGCCGGAGGGATTTGTGTTTGACGTAAAGTTGCATCGATTGCTTTCACGCCACAGCACCAAACCGGAATTTTTGCCCGCGCGACTGCGGCCGAGCGGGGCCGCGAAGGATAAGAAAGTGCCACTCACACCCGCACTGGAAAAGGCGGTGCTCAAAAGTTTTCTCAGTGGGATTCGTCCCTTGGAAGATGCGGGTAAAGTGGGTGCGCTTTTGTTGCAGCTTTCACCCAGCTTCAGTCCCAAGAAAAACAACCTGACTGAGCTGGATACCATCTATGAGGCGTTGGAGGGCAGGACGCTGGCGGTGGAATTGCGGAATCGGGACTGGGTGACGGGTAAGCAATTGGAGGACACAGAAAAGTATTTTGCAGAACGGGAAATCACTTTTGTGAACGTGGATGGACCAAAGGATACGCATTTCATGGTAATGCCGGGGATTGACCTGGTGACCAATCCGAAGCTTTCCTATCTCAGGGCGCATGGACGCAATGCGAAAGGATTTGTGCGCGGACGGGATGTGGCGACACGATTC
The sequence above is a segment of the Pedosphaera parvula Ellin514 genome. Coding sequences within it:
- a CDS encoding DUF1559 domain-containing protein produces the protein MKTSRTVKAGIAFTLIELLVVIAIIAILAALLLPALAKAKERAKRANCQSNLHQLGLATQMYASDNQDNLPDLQNNGVWFWDMSRSAASNLLENVKRTDSFYCPNEFYLYQDNGPPDAWNAFPNYVVTGYIWLFPNAPGITASPALSGTNMVTKITKGRADLSVSDTEMIVDATISVLGASGARNYSGFAGAGGSKVKTAHLEGKLPTGGNICFLDNHVQWRKYVAMTNKISPRGLPQFEF
- a CDS encoding LamG-like jellyroll fold domain-containing protein, which translates into the protein MPKEVFSTHNLMSPRLFLPMIVLVSFFFNAAAAVPTRAISPRGYLSAHDPSTMIQCKDRYYIFSTGQGILSRSSSDQVFWSSGPAIFTNPPAWTTAAVPGFAGIFWAPDILFFNNKYYLYYAVSTFGSQVSAIGLATNTTLDPIDPAYQWIDQGPVIQSTNGSAYNTIDPSFTWDNAGNLWMAFGSYWNGIYLVQLSTTNGMRVATNSPTYHLAYNGSIEASCIYRRGGYYYLFVNWGSCCSGVNSTYNIRVGRSTNITGPYLDRNGVDMVNGGGTLFMQGNGKYDGPGHVGIISDGPNQWFTYHYYDANAWAPQYGAYGNADFDFVRLAWTADDWPTFTNDWSATYRFQADAADDQGQYSGLLQNGATIQKDSVHDHVLNLNGTNQYVWLPPGVGNAKTFVAVVKWRGGGAWQRIFDFGVDTSKTIMLTPASGDNVLRCDLNPGGNLQTVQWNQPLPSNVWTHVALTLDGTKGVLYVNGAAVATNNGMNLLPVNVASQTNHLGRSKFTADPYFNGQYASFRVYGRALSAQEIAAPLPLISEPHAGDVWWPGESINFNGEATDFADVPLSSSNLSWQISYVQDSVTNLVFGPASGISSGIYLIPTSATGNGNYVITLTATDNFGRQSSKSITLSPANRDAGWSSYFPLRNNAADALGHFNGTLNGAASFVNDSERGQVLNLSGANQFATLAGGAGAFQTFMGWIKWNGGAAWQKIFDCGNDTSRYTSLTPSAANGKLRFNISLNSIPGEQIADASAALPVGVWTHVAVVLNGTSVMLYTNGALVASNLYANLVPANLNATNFYLGKSQWPDPYFNGRLSSIRLFSRPLASWEIAAPQVSIAQPAQGSMYQPGDTISFSGTANDFYDTSISPTGLVWTVSFINGSTTNTVLGPLSGSSGGSFNIPTSGAGATNGYYRIALSGTDSSGLLASNSVSIFPLPNASGTEWNAFYPFDSGARDAGNRYNGSLFGGAGVTTDPTEGSVLNLTGGNQYMNLPATVGIARTFSAWVKWRGGNAWQRIFDFGRDTQHWFFLTPKDSSGMIQCGISPEASTYVQVIESQIPFPLNQWCHVTVTMDGRQGILFLNGNAIAVNNSVNVWPSDVVPVRAFIGRSEYSGDPYLNAQLDSVYLDSEPLSSLQVMQNFLQPTLRMASGSGQIGLSWPAWAGSMQLYTAPSLSGAWTVVTNTPLNSGTNFSVTLSLADTNSYFRLQWP
- a CDS encoding DUF72 domain-containing protein, whose translation is MNANILVGTASWSDPGFIADWYPHSVSAADRLRWYAEHFNLVEVNSTFYHIPAARVVERWCEQTPEGFVFDVKLHRLLSRHSTKPEFLPARLRPSGAAKDKKVPLTPALEKAVLKSFLSGIRPLEDAGKVGALLLQLSPSFSPKKNNLTELDTIYEALEGRTLAVELRNRDWVTGKQLEDTEKYFAEREITFVNVDGPKDTHFMVMPGIDLVTNPKLSYLRAHGRNAKGFVRGRDVATRFNHDYKKPELKQIAERSIRLADQARQVHVVCNNNFSNYAPKAAAALQKMFQERGVEVGDADKAFAF